One Bufo gargarizans isolate SCDJY-AF-19 chromosome 4, ASM1485885v1, whole genome shotgun sequence DNA window includes the following coding sequences:
- the LOC122935564 gene encoding omwaprin-c-like — protein sequence MAPVTGSLILLMLCCAGALEDYYDEPTPSPPEKPGKCSLDPLINCALTIIAEKCKSDYDCYGKQKCCRTLCTRLCIHPIKETPGTCPPVPLTVCSSEMPPGICEVDSDCPGKQKCCVICSSQCMDVE from the exons ATGGCACCGGTGACCGGCTCTCTCATTCTTCTAATGTTGTGCTGTGCAGGAGCCTTAGAAGACTACTATGACGAAccaacaccatcaccaccag AGAAACCTGGAAAATGTTCCCTAGATCCATTAATAAACTGTGCTCTTACAATTATTGCTGAGAAGTGCAAATCGGACTATGACTGTTATGGAAAACAAAAGTGTTGCAGGACTCTGTGCACCAGACTATGCATACATCCCATCAAGG AGACGCCCGGAACATGCCCACCAGTACCTCTAACCGTGTGCTCATCCGAGATGCCACCTGGAATATGTGAAGTGGACAGTGATTGTCCAGGAAAACAGAAATGCTGCGTCATTTGTAGCTCACAGTGCATGGATGTGGAATAA